The proteins below come from a single Aegilops tauschii subsp. strangulata cultivar AL8/78 chromosome 6, Aet v6.0, whole genome shotgun sequence genomic window:
- the LOC109761767 gene encoding dehydration-responsive element-binding protein 1H-like, whose translation MDMSLEHSSSASSSSTTERGGTAWPWPPKRPAGRTKFRETRHPVFRGVRRRGNGGRWVCEVRVPGDRGTRLWLGTYFTAEAAARAHDVAMLMLRGRSAACLNFRDSAWLLSVPPAFSNLSDVRRAAVQAVADLLRRPEATSAAAAVEEVASSVAVPSSSACSVPSSETAQTSGDATFEAPATLHMDMFELDCLFGETDSDTYYYANLAQGLLMEPPPTMATGAYWDNGDCADGGAGADVALWSY comes from the coding sequence ATGGACATGAGCCTCGAGCACTCGAGctctgcctcctcctcgtccACGACCGAGCGCGGCGGGACGGCGTGGCCGTGGCCGCCGAAGCGCCCCGCGGGCCGCACCAAGTTCCGGGAGACGCGGCACCCCGTGTTCCGCGGCGTGCGGCGCCGTGGGAACGGCGGCCGGTGGGTCTGCGAGGTGCGCGTCCCCGGGGACCGCGGCACACGCCTCTGGCTCGGGACGTACTTCACCGCCGAGGCCGCTGCGCGCGCGCACGACGTCGCCATGCTCATGCTGCGCGGCCGttccgccgcgtgcctcaacttCCGGGACTCCGCGTGGCTGCTTTCGGTGCCGCCCGCCTTCTCCAACCTCTCTGATGTCCGGCGCGCGGCCGTCCAGGCCGTCGCAGACttgctgcgccgcccggaggCCACCAGTGCCGCTGCGGCGGTCGAGGAAGTCGCCTCCAGCGTGGCCGTCCCGTCGTCGTCGGCGTGCAGTGTCCCCTCGTCCGAGACGGCGCAAACCTCCGGTGATGCCACTTTTGAGGCGCCAGCCACATTACATATGGACATGTTCGAGCTCGACTGCTTGTTTGGGGAGACGGACTCGGACACGTACTACTACGCGAACCTTGCGCAGGGCCTGCTCATGGAGCCACCGCCTACCATGGCCACCGGGGCGTACTGGGACAATGGAGACTGCGCAGACGGCGGAGCCGGAGCTGATGTCGCGCTCTGGAGTTACTAG